From one Anaerococcus prevotii DSM 20548 genomic stretch:
- a CDS encoding GTPase encodes MADKNSTHAIERIRNIYKNLEKTIDSVPDPMRDKLRKIILNDEELKRVMDDMENYRPPRIFLMGRTGVGKSSLINAINGRYLAPVNDVYSQTEACDMYDYEENGEVLMQILDTRGTSESLALDEKVSAEDKIKKEVKDFMPDVTIFMLNASHRDDVLTDVKFVKSICEDYKKTNGVDLPVIVAINKVDELAPSRIKDPKEYPISKSKNISEVVKYYGKIIEEGELEVKEIIPVSSLIDWMLEDEFIDVDSINDLPQSRLSDLEIQFDGRFGIDNLIDALEESISDYDAIVGLRLACRMNKVLANLSDKFINMFSGFAATVAMVPIPIADIYPLIGLQIALVSLIASLSGRTISKETAKEFLLSLGGVGLAGNLFRLGSQQLSKLLNLILPTAGNAVSATVAAMGTKAIGEASKSYYIEGIDLSKVKKDYKDRVKDIKKKDKERE; translated from the coding sequence ATGGCTGATAAGAATTCGACCCATGCAATCGAAAGAATTAGAAATATTTATAAAAATTTAGAAAAAACAATTGACTCTGTTCCAGATCCTATGAGAGATAAGCTTAGAAAAATTATCCTAAATGATGAAGAGCTTAAAAGGGTCATGGATGATATGGAAAATTATAGACCACCTAGGATTTTCCTCATGGGGAGGACTGGAGTAGGGAAAAGCTCTCTAATAAATGCTATTAATGGAAGATACCTCGCTCCTGTAAATGATGTCTACTCTCAAACCGAAGCCTGCGATATGTATGATTATGAGGAAAATGGCGAAGTTCTGATGCAGATTTTAGATACTAGGGGAACCTCCGAGTCTCTTGCCCTAGATGAGAAAGTATCAGCAGAAGATAAGATAAAAAAAGAAGTAAAAGACTTTATGCCTGATGTGACAATCTTTATGCTAAATGCTAGTCATAGGGATGATGTCTTAACAGATGTAAAGTTCGTTAAAAGTATATGTGAAGATTATAAAAAGACAAACGGAGTAGACTTGCCAGTAATAGTTGCCATAAATAAGGTGGATGAACTCGCTCCATCAAGGATCAAAGACCCAAAGGAATATCCTATAAGCAAGAGTAAAAATATTAGTGAAGTTGTTAAATATTATGGCAAAATCATAGAAGAAGGAGAGCTTGAGGTTAAGGAAATAATCCCTGTTTCTTCCTTGATTGATTGGATGCTTGAGGATGAATTTATAGATGTCGATTCTATAAATGATCTTCCTCAATCTAGACTAAGTGATCTTGAAATTCAATTTGATGGGAGATTCGGTATTGATAATCTAATCGATGCTTTAGAAGAGTCTATAAGTGATTATGATGCCATAGTTGGTTTAAGACTTGCTTGTAGGATGAATAAGGTCCTAGCAAATCTCAGTGATAAGTTTATAAACATGTTTTCAGGCTTTGCTGCAACTGTCGCCATGGTCCCAATACCCATAGCTGATATTTATCCTCTGATAGGTCTACAAATCGCCCTAGTAAGCCTAATAGCAAGTCTTTCTGGTAGGACTATTAGCAAGGAAACAGCCAAGGAATTCCTCTTATCCCTAGGGGGAGTGGGTCTTGCTGGAAATCTCTTTAGACTAGGATCCCAACAATTATCTAAGCTTTTAAATCTAATCCTTCCGACTGCTGGAAATGCAGTAAGTGCTACGGTGGCTGCTATGGGTACCAAGGCAATTGGTGAGGCAAGTAAGAGCTACTATATAGAAGGCATCGATTTATCCAAGGTCAAGAAGGATTATAAAGATAGGGTTAAGGATATTAAGAAAAAAGATAAGGAAAGAGAATAA
- a CDS encoding EamA family transporter: MWLILSILSAFFAAVTSILAKIGIENVNSNLATAIRTLVVVGMSWFIVFITNAQSGIHDISHKSWLFLILSGLATGFSWLCYYAAIKNGEVAKVTAIDKTSVLITFALAFIFLGEEFSRKSIIGAILIGIGSLVMVI, translated from the coding sequence ATGTGGTTAATTTTATCGATTCTTTCGGCCTTTTTTGCAGCAGTAACATCAATACTGGCTAAAATCGGGATCGAAAATGTCAATTCGAATCTTGCTACTGCTATTAGGACCCTAGTCGTAGTTGGAATGAGCTGGTTTATAGTTTTTATTACTAATGCCCAAAGTGGTATTCATGATATATCTCATAAATCTTGGCTCTTTCTGATTCTTTCAGGACTTGCTACAGGATTTTCTTGGCTTTGCTATTATGCTGCTATTAAGAACGGTGAGGTGGCCAAGGTTACTGCAATAGATAAGACAAGTGTTCTTATAACCTTTGCTCTGGCCTTTATATTTTTAGGGGAAGAATTTAGCAGAAAATCCATCATAGGTGCAATACTCATAGGTATTGGAAGTCTTGTCATGGTTATCTAG
- a CDS encoding NAD(P)/FAD-dependent oxidoreductase: MLLLRNIKVPFDKGYEDIKREIEKTINRKIDSFEIYKKSIDARRGVYYVYQVLIDTEVSPKIYKKLKHNISEYKEEKLEIENKNKVKSAIIVGAGPAGLFAAYTLAKRGVKVTIIEQGEKIEERVKTIDSFNNGGNLNPRSNIQFGEGGAGTFSDGKLTSRSKDKRSREIFKIFVENGAPEDILYDHLPHVGTDILRKVIINIRKKIEAMGGSFHFGEKFIDLEIKDSKIASLITDKDSYEADEYILALGNSARNSFIMLDKYIEIVQKPFAVGFRIEHLQDHINLSQYKIKDERLPQASYQLNYTNKEKNTSVYSFCMCPGGFVVNGSSEENELCVNGMSYHDRSNTNANAAIVCTVNEEILGPGNLSGIDFQREIEKKAFLLGGADNKAPVQRLEDFYENRPTTEIGPIKPSIMTGYKLANLNEIYPDKINSAIKEALEVFDKRLAGFKNPDAILTGVETRTSSPVRIVRENYSTKYKNLRPIGEGAGYAGGIVSSALDGLKCAIEVLEN; this comes from the coding sequence ATGTTACTTCTAAGAAATATAAAAGTTCCCTTTGACAAGGGCTATGAAGATATAAAAAGAGAAATAGAAAAAACTATAAATAGAAAAATAGATTCATTTGAGATTTACAAAAAATCAATAGATGCAAGACGTGGTGTGTATTATGTCTACCAAGTACTAATTGATACCGAAGTAAGTCCTAAAATCTACAAAAAGCTTAAGCATAATATCAGTGAATACAAGGAAGAAAAGCTAGAAATAGAGAATAAGAACAAGGTTAAATCTGCTATCATAGTTGGAGCAGGTCCTGCTGGACTTTTCGCTGCCTACACTTTAGCTAAAAGAGGAGTCAAAGTTACCATAATCGAACAAGGCGAAAAAATCGAAGAAAGAGTAAAGACTATTGATAGCTTTAATAATGGCGGAAATCTTAATCCAAGATCTAATATCCAATTTGGAGAAGGTGGTGCTGGAACATTTTCTGATGGTAAACTTACTTCTAGGTCCAAAGATAAGAGAAGTAGGGAAATATTTAAAATCTTTGTAGAAAATGGAGCTCCTGAAGATATCCTCTACGACCATCTCCCTCATGTAGGAACTGATATTCTAAGAAAAGTAATTATAAATATTAGAAAGAAAATCGAAGCTATGGGAGGAAGCTTTCATTTTGGAGAGAAATTTATAGATCTGGAAATAAAAGATTCGAAAATCGCAAGTCTAATTACCGACAAAGATTCTTACGAGGCGGATGAATACATCCTAGCCCTAGGCAACTCCGCTAGAAATAGCTTTATCATGCTCGATAAATATATAGAAATTGTACAAAAACCTTTTGCAGTTGGCTTTAGGATTGAGCACCTACAAGATCATATAAATCTAAGCCAATACAAGATCAAAGATGAAAGACTCCCTCAGGCAAGCTACCAACTAAACTACACCAACAAGGAAAAAAATACTTCTGTATATAGCTTTTGCATGTGTCCAGGAGGATTTGTAGTAAACGGCTCAAGTGAAGAGAATGAGCTTTGCGTAAATGGCATGAGCTATCATGATAGGTCAAATACAAATGCAAACGCGGCTATAGTATGTACTGTAAATGAGGAAATCCTAGGCCCAGGCAATCTTTCTGGAATAGATTTTCAAAGAGAAATTGAGAAAAAGGCCTTTCTTCTCGGAGGAGCAGACAACAAGGCGCCAGTTCAAAGGTTAGAAGACTTCTATGAAAATAGACCAACTACTGAGATTGGACCAATTAAGCCTAGTATAATGACAGGATATAAGCTTGCTAACCTAAATGAAATCTATCCAGATAAGATTAATTCTGCTATCAAAGAGGCCCTTGAAGTTTTTGACAAGAGACTAGCTGGCTTTAAAAATCCAGATGCAATCCTAACAGGTGTTGAAACTAGGACATCCTCCCCAGTAAGAATCGTTAGAGAAAATTATTCAACTAAATATAAGAATCTAAGACCGATCGGTGAAGGAGCAGGATATGCGGGAGGTATCGTCTCCTCCGCCCTTGATGGACTCAAATGCGCAATAGAAGTTTTAGAAAACTAA